A stretch of Triticum aestivum cultivar Chinese Spring chromosome 1D, IWGSC CS RefSeq v2.1, whole genome shotgun sequence DNA encodes these proteins:
- the LOC123180967 gene encoding xyloglucan galactosyltransferase KATAMARI1 homolog encodes MKSSTTFAVEIQQDAVDAADKPDGGVPRPSRVRHLALLTATFCALVFYAHYGVPGSMASALFKPPVTVSSLPSLASVTIDRNSGRAEQPVMLAEEHAPLTPQATVLEANRSTAMPAPTPTDRCDGRYIYMYDMPPRFNDDLIRDCGKGRLHPWLDMCPYVANDGMGQQLADDGGVFPGRGWYSTDQFMLDLIFHARMKRYECLTKDASLAAAVFVPFYAGLESGRYLYNYSISTRDALQLDAIDWLVRRPEWRAMGGRDHFLVAGRTTWDFRREADVDELWGTKLLTYPAVENMTAFVLETSPLTGSNFAVPYPTYFHPEAAADVLAWQERLQKVGRRWLFSFAGAPRPGSKKTVRAQIIRQCRASSLCNLFHCGGVIGGGAADCNSPAGVMRVFETSDFCLEPRGDTATRRSTFDAILAGCIPVFFHPGSAYTQYTLHFPRDHGRYSVLIPHAGVAAGNVSIEETLRKIPPEEVRRMREEVVRLIPRVVYADPRSRRVGFRDAFDVALEAVIGRVAKRRRGEAAGR; translated from the coding sequence ATGAAGTCTAGCACCACCTTCGCAGTAGAGATCCAGCAAGATGCCGTGGACGCCGCCGACAAGCCGGATGGCGGCGTGCCCCGGCCATCTCGGGTCCGCCATCTCGCTCTTCTCACCGCCACCTTCTGCGCACTGGTCTTCTACGCGCACTACGGCGTACCAGGCAGCATGGCGTCCGCCCTGTTTAAGCCGCCCGTCACCGTTTCATCCCTTCCCTCGCTGGCCAGCGTCACCATCGACCGAAACTCCGGACGGGCTGAGCAGCCGGTGATGCTGGCCGAGGAACATGCACCGCTCACTCCTCAGGCGACGGTGCTGGAGGCCAATCGGAGCACGGCTatgccggcgccgacgccgacggACCGTTGCGACGGGCGGTACATCTACATGTACGACATGCCGCCGCGCTTCAACGACGACCTCATCCGAGACTGCGGCAAGGGCAGGCTCCACCCATGGTTGGACATGTGCCCGTACGTGGCCAACGACGGCATGggccagcagctggccgacgaCGGGGGCGTCTTCCCCGGCCGCGGCTGGTACTCCACCGACCAGTTCATGCTCGACCTCATCTTCCACGCGCGGATGAAGCGCTACGAGTGCCTGACCAAGGATGCCTCCCTCGCTGCCGCGGTCTTCGTCCCCTTCTACGCCGGCCTCGAATCCGGGAGGTACCTCTATAATTACAGCATCTCGACGCGAGACGCGCTCCAGCTCGACGCCATCGACTGGCTGGTGCGTCGCCCCGAGTGGCGGGCCATGGGGGGCCGTGACCACTTCTTGGTGGCTGGCCGGACCACGTGGGACTTCCGGCGGGAGGCCGACGTCGACGAGCTGTGGGGCACCAAGCTGCTCACGTACCCGGCCGTCGAGAACATGACGGCCTTCGTCCTGGAGACATCCCCGTTGACAGGGAGCAACTTCGCGGTGCCGTACCCGACGTACTTCCACCCTGAGGCCGCCGCCGATGTGCTCGCCTGGCAAGAGAGACTTCAGAAGGTGGGGCGGAGGTGGCTCTTCTCCTTCGCCGGCGCCCCACGGCCCGGCAGCAAGAAAACCGTCCGCGCGCAGATCATCAGGCAGTGCCGCGCGTCCAGCCTCTGCAACCTCTTCCACTGCGGCGGCGTCATCGGCGGCGGTGCGGCCGACTGCAACTCGCCTGCAGGCGTCATGCGCGTCTTCGAGACGTCGGACTTCTGCCTGGAGCCGCGCGGGGACACGGCGACGCGGCGGTCAACGTTCGACGCCATCCTCGCCGGCTGCATCCCGGTCTTCTTCCACCCCGGGTCGGCGTACACTCAGTACACGCTGCACTTTCCGAGGGACCACGGGAGGTACTCGGTGCTCATCCCGCACGCCGGCGTTGCCGCGGGGAACGTGAGCATCGAGGAGACCCTGAGGAAGATCCCGCCGGAGGAGGTGAGGAGGATGCGGGAGGAGGTTGTCCGGCTCATCCCGAGGGTGGTGTACGCGGACCCCAGGTCCCGGCGCGTGGGCTTCAGGGACGCATTCGATGTCGCGCTGGAGGCCGTCATCGGTCGGGTGGCgaagcggcggcggggcgaggccgccGGCCGGTAG